GGATACAGACAGCTCAGAagtctgaggctggccttgactctagcaagtttgaggacagagTGATATGAACCTTGtccctattttaaaaaatgcacacacagccgggcggtggtggcacacgcctttaatcccagcacttgggaggcagaggcaggcggatctctgtgagttcgaggccagcctggtctacaagagctagttccaggacaggttccaaaaccacagagaaaccctgtctcgaaaaaccaaaaaaaaaaaaaaaagaaagaaagaaagaaaaaaaatgcacacacacaaacttaaattcaattaaaaatttttagagAAACtaattttgattcttttaaaGCACGTGTCTGTATCCATGTGTCAGTGAGCAGTACAGATGGGATTATGGGAGGAAtcctcctgatgtgggtgctggggatccctAACCCCAGGGGGAGCAGTGGGTACTCTTGCTGGGCCATCTTGATattcctaaattaaaaaaaaaaaatgtttagcctGGTGTGAAGGCACACACCATAAGCCCACTgctgaggaggcaaaggcaggccagtctgtcagttcaaggtcagcctggtctcctgagtgagttccaggacagccagggctccatggtgagatcctgtctcaaaaaacaaaaacaaacagaaaaagaaaacaaaggaaaaaattaaaaacctgttaaaaaaaaaaaaccataaaactcCTGAGGCTTAAAGGGAAAAGGCCTGGGAGCAGTGACCTCAGGCAGGAGTGGAAAGCCAGTTTGAAGAAGTTGGTGACCTGCCAGTGTCACACAACCTGGAGGGTGGCATTAAGGGTCCAGAAGACCCTGCCACTCCCATGTTACCCCTCCCACCTCCACTCCTGACTGACATCCAAGGTCAGCCCTGAGCTTCCGTGGGATGGATATCAGTCGACCAACAGACACCGCATAGTTAGTCACTATATGTAAGGCCCTTGCTGGACACTGTACAGTTCAGACTGAGACCTTTTatcttaaagcaaaacaaacaaacaacaacaacccatcAAATGCTACTTCTGAACGAGGTCTCACTGTGAAGTTTGGGCTCAGGGTCACTGTTGAAACTGGGCCTCCACAGCTGAGCCTGTGAGAAGTCTTTGGAGCCTTGGCCTTGAGTGTGGGGGCCAAGGGTGGGTCTGCTGGCTGCAGGGTGAGGGACGGGGCTTCGACAGCTGTTCTCGGTGTCTAATCTCCTGGTCACAGGGGCTCCTTCCGGGAGAGGGCTGGGGAgtatgtgccccccccccccgtgcctcCCTGTCACTGACCTCTGTCCTTTCCCAGGGTAGTTTTCTCTGATTGGGGTCTTGCGTGTTGGAGGCCTCCACTGTCCCTGAGATACAAGCTCTGTATACAGGAGGGGTCCAAGGCACACTGATGGGGGAATCCAAGACCTCTGAGCCCCAGATAGCCCAGAATCAGTTCCCCAATATGTGTGCCCCAAGTTCTGCAATTTACCTCTCCCCTTCTGCGCCAAGGCCTTTGCACACCCCACCCCTGCGCACCCCACCCCAGCGCAGCCATGACCAGCCTCCTCCCACCCATGCgcaccccacccctgcacacaTCACCCCACTGCAGCCATGACCAGCCTCCTCCCACCCATGCgcaccccacccctgcacacaTCACCCCACTGCAGCCATGAccagcctcctcccacccctgcacACCCCATCCCTGCACACCTCACCCCACTCCAGCCATGAccagcctcctcccacccctgcacATCCCATCCCTGCACACCTCACCCCACTGCAGCCGTGAtcagcctcctcccacccctgtgcaccccacccctgcacaccCCGCCCCAGTGCAGCCCTGAccagcctcctcccacccctgcacaccccacccctgcacaccTCACCCCACTGCAGCCATGACCAgcctcctcccatccctgcacaccccacccctgcacaccTCACCCCTGCgcaccccacccctgcacaccTCACCCCACTGCAGCCATGACCAGCCTCCTCCCATCttttttgcattttccttttgagacagggctgtagcccaggatggcttcctGTCTATGTGGGgaaggctggcctttaactcctgTGTCTCCTGTGTATGCCTCCGTGCTGGCTGATTTCAGCTGCTGGGGAATGGAGCTCAGAGGAGAGTGTGTAGCCAGGCCATCTCGGCATCAGCCGTATCCAGGCGCCTCCAGGCCTGACCAGGCTCCCTAGTGTCAGTGTCCCTGCTGTCCCCTTTTTCCAAGGGGTTTCCTGTCATGGGAGTCACAGTGATGTCTCAAGTACTTGTACCCGTGGCCCCCCGGTCCCCTCCTGCCCACCATGGCTCCCTGGGACCCAGACCTAGGGTGAAGGTGCAGTTGTTCACTCCCTGTCCTATAGGTTCCCGCAGGCCTCGGGGCCATCCCAAATGGTTGCTAGGATACCTCGTGGAGGGGCTCTGGAGAGGAAACGGGATGCAGCTCAGAGGCAGAAGTGGTTGTTGAGGCTGTGAGAGGGTGGCCGGTGTGGGGGCCACGGTTCACCGTGGGCACCGTGACAAGACGGACCTGAAGGAGGGTTACCTGGGCAGGGACAAACCAGGGCATGCTCCCACTCCCTGGGAACTGCAGGCAGCTTGCAAATGGAGCTTGATGGCATGTGCCTGACATCCCAGGACGGAGGGGGGGTTtgggattagaagttcaaggtcgtcctcAGCTACAGTGATTTCTAGTCTGACCTCAGATACACGAGACCCTTTCTCAAGGGCAAAAAATGATTCCTGGGTGGTCCAAGTGGGTGACAGTCAGCGAGACGGCCTGTGGCCTCAGGGTCTAGGTGGCCCAGTGGGCCGGAAGTTCAGGGACTGGAGACAGAGCATGGTGCTCCTGGGCCCCAGCAGGGTTGCAAAGGCCCATCACTCTGGTGTCTCTCAGAACCCACTTTTGTCTGTCACCCCAAGCTAGTCCTATCTGGATCCATCTGTGTGGACAGATGTGGCGGTGAGCCCTACAGCTGGATGGTCACAGTCAGTGGCTGATCTGGATCTGAGACGTTGGTGGCTCTGCTGTGGGGTGAGCACAGTCACCAACTCCCGCCACTTTCCGGCCACAGACCTGCCCTCAGTCCTTTCTGCAGGGTCTGAGCTGCGCTGAGAGAACAGGGGGAAGCATTGTCCCGGAGGGGCTCCCAGCTCGTCAGGAATGGCATTATTAACAGCAGGGGGGACCCTAAcaaggaggttgaggcagaaggatttcagtgagtgagttcaagatcagccttggctacagagtgggACCCTGTCAAAACAGCACAAGACCACAAAAGCGTTGGAGCAGCTGGGTGGGGTGGCCCAGGAATGCGAGGGGAGCGGGAGCCCTAGGTCAGTCTTGGCTACAAAGCCCCCAAAGGCTAACCTAGGTTATCTGCTGAGTTCTagggaagcctggtctacacagtgcgTTTGaggtcatcctaggctacatgagaccctaacGCAAAACAACACTTGCATGAGGGAGGGTTGGCGAGAAGAGGCTTGGAGGAGGGGTCTCCCCAGCTCGGATGACTCCAGATCCCTGGACCTCTTCTTGCCTGCAAGGCTGTTGGGGTTCAGGACTAGGGAATCCCTGAGGTGAGCAGGCTTGTCTGTCCCCAAAGATAAGATCCCCAGTGTGCAGAACACCCCGCGACAACGGGCGGCCCATACACAGCTGTCCATCTCCAGTGTTCCCCGTTCTTGCCTAGCGCCCAGGAGGGAAGCTTTAAGTGTGGGCGGGGCCTGTGGGGTCACGGGGGCGGGTCCTGACTCTCTCAGCCAATCCAAGGCGCCACTCATCAGGGGCGGGCGCCGCCCCCCACCACGGCCCGCGGCGGGGACGCGCTGGCACGCGGGTGCAGGTCCCCGCCGTCGCCCGCAGGTACTGGCGTGAGGAAGCGGGAGGCCGGTAATCGCGAGCACCTGGGTCACGCGACTGGGGACGCAGCTGGGGATGCTGTCGCCGCGGGGTCAGGGTCAGGGATACAGGAGAGCGGGTGAGCGTGTCCCCGGTGAGGAAGGTTACGAGTGGGGGACGCTGAGTCCACAAAACCCGTGCAAAGGGTGCACTGAGCACGCACTCGCGGGCCACTACGCACCGTGGTCAGGGTACTCCGTGACAGCCTCTGGGCTGCCAGTCTGGCCCAGTAAGCTCTCTGGCGGCCGGTGGGCAAAGGGCAAGCAGAGCGGTCATCCCGAGGAGCCAGTGAGCCTGCTGAGGGGGGATCTGGGCTCCTTCCTCCGCCTCACCCATCCTCTGGCTGCTGGGGAGGTGGCCCCACACTGGTCCATTTTCACTGTGTGGTTCCTGTGAAGGGGTGCGGGGAGGTGGGTCCCTCCAGAGACCCACAGCAAGGGACACCTATTGATCcgattttattgtattttattttgagttaggATCTTGTGTACcccaagctgatctcaaactcgttatgtagcacaggctggccttgcagtccagagcttcctgcctcagcctccccagttgCTTAGATGGCAGGACATATACCACACACCTGGCACCCCAGCACTTGGTGTGTGTCGCAagcaaggccatcctgggcatCACAGCCATCCCTAAAGTACATGAAAGTGAATGAGCCCACAGAGGGCCGGTTTGGGGGTGCTGAGCTGGTGTTTCAGGCCAGGTGAAGGAAGCACTGGATAGTCACCAGCCTCGTGTCCCCAGCTCACAGCTCAACAGGACCAGGCTGGTTCCCTCTCACTCGCCTCCGCCCTCGTCTGGTGTGGCCGTGTAGCCCGAGCTCCCTGGACTTTACTGTCTTTGTGGATGGGATCAGGAGCCCCCTGTGCTGGGGCCACAGACAGTCCTTCTAACTGGAGGCTCAAAATGCAGAGTGAGTCCAGGACTGGTGGGTCACCCATGTGGAGTCCCTCTGCGCACTGTGGAGCCTCCCCATGTCTCAGGGGAACGAACATGGCAGCTCCTGGGCTGCGCTTGGCACGTGTGTGGGGCAGCTGAGTCACAGCCCCAAATTGCATCTGCATCCGTGCAGCGTGGAGAGTGGCGTGCAGTAAGCCTTGTGGACACGCAGAGCACCACGTCACCTGATACCGACTGCGCAGCTTGAGGGGAAGGGGACTCGTGGACCAGGGTGGGTGCCGGGTGTGCTGGTGTCTGCAAGGGTGGTGCTGGGGAGCCACAGCAGGCTTTGGAACGGAAGGCGCACACTGGCTTGAGCCCCTTTCAGATGGTCAGGGCATTCTGGATCCTCCTGGGCCTTAGCGTGTCCTGGAGTGGCCATGGTGATGTCCACTGTTTTCTCTCTCACAGGTCTGTCCGGGAGCCCTGCTGCTGAGCCATGCCGGGCCCCCACGGGCCTGCTGCAAGTCCAGCCCAGGGAGGCAGGTGGCCATGAGTAGCCGCAGCCACAATGGCAGTGTAGGGCAGCCTCTGGGCAGCAGGCATGGATTCCTGGGCTGGGAGCCTGTGGACCCTGAGGCAGGCCGCCCCCCACAGCCGGGCGCCCAAGGCCCAGGCCTGCAGATGGTGGTCAAGGGCCAGCCTGCTCTGTTGTCACCTGGTGACCTTAGGGGCCATCtccaggagcaggaggaagaggaggaagaggtagatGAGGCCCGGCCGGGTTCTGGGAAGCCCTCAACGGTTAGCCACCGCCTGGGCCATCGCAGGGCCCTCTTCGAGAAGCGCAAACGCCTCAGTGACTACGCTCTCATCTTTGGCATGTTTGGGATTGTCGTCATGGTAACAGAAACAGAGCTGTCCTGGGGTGTGTACACCAAGGTAGGTCCCGTCCCCCATCTGCTCAGCCTGGGGTTGGGGCTGCAGGAGGAGGTGCATGTGGCTGCACGCAGAAGTTGCAATGGACCGCAGGGGTGTGAGGCAGCCCTAGCAGCCCTGGGgacatggcggggggggggggggagccacaAGGACAGATCCCCTCTCTGTGCAGGAGTCACTGTGCTCATTTGCCCTGAAATGCCTGATCAGCCTGTCCACGCTCATCCTGCTTGGCCTTGTTGTCCTCTACCACGCCCGCGAGATCCAGGTTGGTACCCGGAGGCGTGACCCAGCACAGGGTGGGGTGGCAGGACCCGGAACAGGCGGGTCTCTGGGATAGCACCCCCCTCAATCCCCCAATGACCCACCCTGTCTGTTTTTCAGGAGATTGTTTtctgggatttgtttgtttggttggttggtttggttttttcaagacagggtctctctgtgtaaaagctctggcctgtcctggaacttgctttatagaagaccaggctggcctctaactcagagatctgcatgcctctcttcccgtgtgcagggattaaaggcgtgtgccacactgCCCGGCAgtgctttctgttttttgagacaggacctcacacagcccaggctggagcCACTGATTTTCCTGTCATTGCTGGGAGGACAGCGGGTGCTCAGCCAAGACCTGTTTTCCCTCCAGGCACCCCCTTATCTGGGTGGTGCCCGAGAAACCTTCATCTCCACCTGCAGTGTTTTGGCCAAggtggaggagggatggaggctgagggaggtCCCAAGGCCGCAGGCATGGCTTTGCATGGTTGAGAAGGTTCCAGGATAGGGAAATTGTTGGAACGAACAGACTCTGGGCTGCAGGACTAGGGGGGTCAAGATGGGAGCACAGGGGTGAGGTCAGTGGTTGGCGTGTGGGCAGCGGAGGAGGCATCACCCGGCTTGCATCACATCAGCCTACATCCTTCCCCAGGGTCAGCGCAGCACCTCGCAGAGGGTGGGCAGTTCCTCTCAGGATTGCAGGTCCTCCTCCTGGAGTCCTCCTCCATGGCCTAACGCCAGACATGGTCAGGGCAAGATGGGATTAGGACTGTGAAAGGTGTTCCTTGTGGCCCTGAGCCCAGCCCTCTCCCCAACACTtcctttaattttgtgtgtgaacatgtggcAGTCGTTTCTTTGGGTTCcggaacttgaactcaggtcctcaggctttgaGTTAGAACTGGAGCCTGAGAAACACGCACATACCCCGCCAtactagcactttggaggctgaggcagagctaCTGATGGTCTAAGGTCAGCCCGAgataagaccctgtctccgaCAGGCAGAACAAACCAGCCGGATTGCATATTCTgctcctgtcatcccagcatttgggaggctgatgTATGAGGATCAGGACTTCaggatcatccttggctacgtaggcattcagggccagcctgggctacatgagaccctctcataaaaatacaaaaacaaaaacttttttgtCCAAATTCCTTAGCTGGGTGAGGCTGAGGGCTAGGCCAGCACTCCCGCTGAGGGGTGGCCCCATCCTCTGGGGACCCACCCAGCCACCCCCTTCCTGCAGCTGTTCCTGGTGGACAGCGGTGCTGATGACTGGCGGATCGCCATGACGTGGGAACGCGTGTCCCTGATCTCACTGGAGCTAGCCGTGTGTGCCATCCACCCGGTGCCCGGCCACTACCGCTTCACGTGGACAGCGCGGCTGGCCTTCTCGCTGGTGCCGTCAGCGGCCGAGGCGGACCTGGATGTGCTTCTGTCCATCCCCATGTTCCTGCGCCTCTACCTGCTGGCTCGGGTCATGCTCCTACACAGTCGGATCTTCACGGACGCCTCCAGCCGCAGCATCGGGGCCCTCAACCGTGTTACCTTCAACACGCGGTTCGTCACCAAGACCCTCATGACCATCTGCCCTGGCACCGTACTGCTGGTCTTCAGCATCTCCTCCTGGATTGTGGCGGCCTGGacagtgcgtgtgtgtgagaggtgACTGAGGGCCTCCTTGAACCCAGACCCCAGGTCCCCACCTGACCCCGAGTCTCCCCTCCACCCTATGACCCTTGCAGTATCTACTGTGAGGATTGTATCTGTTCCTTGGCCTGCCATTGCTGTTCCAGCAGCCAAGAATTTAAGATTAGCTGTGAGGGAGGGAAGCTGGCATCCAAGATGGGCATGGCTGG
The sequence above is a segment of the Chionomys nivalis chromosome 20, mChiNiv1.1, whole genome shotgun sequence genome. Coding sequences within it:
- the Kcnn1 gene encoding small conductance calcium-activated potassium channel protein 1 isoform X1, which gives rise to MSSRSHNGSVGQPLGSRHGFLGWEPVDPEAGRPPQPGAQGPGLQMVVKGQPALLSPGDLRGHLQEQEEEEEEVDEARPGSGKPSTVSHRLGHRRALFEKRKRLSDYALIFGMFGIVVMVTETELSWGVYTKESLCSFALKCLISLSTLILLGLVVLYHAREIQLFLVDSGADDWRIAMTWERVSLISLELAVCAIHPVPGHYRFTWTARLAFSLVPSAAEADLDVLLSIPMFLRLYLLARVMLLHSRIFTDASSRSIGALNRVTFNTRFVTKTLMTICPGTVLLVFSISSWIVAAWTVRVCERYHDKQEVTSNFLGAMWLISITFLSIGYGDMVPHTYCGKGVCLLTGIMGAGCTALVVAVVARKLELTKAEKHVHNFMMDTQLTKRVKNAAANVLRETWLIYKHSRLVKKPDQGRVRKHQRKFLQAIHQ
- the Kcnn1 gene encoding small conductance calcium-activated potassium channel protein 1 isoform X2, whose translation is MSSRSHNGSVGQPLGSRHGFLGWEPVDPEAGRPPQPGAQGPGLQMVVKGQPALLSPGDLRGHLQEQEEEEEEVDEARPGSGKPSTVSHRLGHRRALFEKRKRLSDYALIFGMFGIVVMVTETELSWGVYTKESLCSFALKCLISLSTLILLGLVVLYHAREIQLFLVDSGADDWRIAMTWERVSLISLELAVCAIHPVPGHYRFTWTARLAFSLVPSAAEADLDVLLSIPMFLRLYLLARVMLLHSRIFTDASSRSIGALNRVTFNTRFVTKTLMTICPGTVLLVFSISSWIVAAWTVRVCERYHDKQEVTSNFLGAMWLISITFLSIGYGDMVPHTYCGKGVCLLTGIMGAGCTALVVAVVARKLELTKAEKHVHNFMMDTQLTKRVKNAAANVLRETWLIYKHSRLVKKPDQGRVRKHQRKFLQAIHQAQKLRSVKIEQGKVNDQANTLADLAKAQSIACEVVSELQVQQEELEARLAALESRLDTLGASLQALPGLIAQAICPLPPSWPGPGHPAPANQSPPGHWLPTVGSDCR